In Symmachiella dynata, the following are encoded in one genomic region:
- a CDS encoding zinc-dependent metalloprotease, translating to MLKPCAWSLVIAILAASSPLYAAEAAAAKKESKFDKQIKDKTKIEGMWTMYHKDQKLLVDLKASDLGKEYLISTSIAKGIGVGSVLGGMSWGFGDDALWTFKKVGDKIHVIRRNVRYKASKKGPTADALKLAFSDSVLYALPILDTDRSSHLVDVSKIFMSDDAGIGRSIGYAFASDRSTWEKVKAFEKNVELRVAAVYQGRGTSDAIVDPRGVTVQVHHSISELGKSDYKPRLADDRVGYFTTVIKDFSSDEDEHFIRYINRWNLQKEDDKGPTSVPKKQITFFIEETVPHRWLPYVLEGFKEWNKAFEKLGYYEAINVRRQGEAGFDFDPEDIRYNTFRWITAEAGFAMGPSRVNPKTGEILDADIIFDADFLKYWSTKYETFSSNDVAMMMGGDPLTNEELPIGQFLNQRHKSAAQPHELTQHRHLPGQGCSLCNGLQHQMGFSAAVLMSRTGAVKKGELPEEFIGQALKEVVMHEVGHTLGLRHNFKASAWKTLEEINDPEKGAAEGTVSSVMDYTPANIVPKGQKQGLYFPQTIGPYDYWAIEYGYSDKKGDELKAVAARSTEPALDFATDEDTRSYDSDPLSNRFDLGKDPLEFAQRQMATAASLWPEVVETTVEDGDGYQRARQAFGMLFSEYWRTAYFAARFPGGVYVNRDHKGSKDARAPYELVEPERQRAAMKLLAESAFSTQNFPPEILNYLAATRWNHWGVRNYIRLDYPIHEFVAMMQSRILYRLLHQITLARLLDSELKVPEGADVYTLAEHLRTLVQACFSEWQPQEAGGEFTNRKPYISSFRRNLQRLAVKQFADVVNMPGTSMWTLTSPFRLSGVDMPEDARTLARLHLADLDRQITAVLGKENLKLDDYSRAHLQDCQERIRKTLNSQVQIRSVD from the coding sequence ATGTTAAAACCATGCGCCTGGTCGCTCGTTATCGCCATATTGGCCGCTTCGAGCCCGTTGTATGCCGCTGAGGCCGCGGCGGCTAAGAAAGAGTCGAAATTCGACAAACAGATCAAGGATAAAACCAAGATCGAAGGCATGTGGACCATGTACCACAAAGACCAAAAACTTTTGGTCGATCTCAAAGCCAGCGACCTGGGCAAGGAATATCTGATCTCGACCTCGATCGCCAAAGGCATCGGCGTCGGTTCCGTTCTCGGAGGCATGAGCTGGGGATTCGGCGACGACGCACTCTGGACATTCAAAAAAGTAGGCGACAAAATCCACGTGATTCGCCGCAATGTCCGCTACAAAGCCAGCAAAAAGGGGCCAACCGCCGACGCCCTCAAACTGGCGTTCAGCGACAGCGTCCTCTACGCATTGCCGATTCTGGATACCGACCGTTCCAGCCACTTGGTCGATGTGTCCAAGATTTTCATGAGCGACGATGCCGGCATCGGCCGTTCGATTGGCTATGCCTTTGCTTCGGACCGGTCGACCTGGGAGAAGGTCAAGGCGTTTGAGAAAAACGTCGAACTGCGCGTTGCCGCCGTTTATCAAGGCCGTGGCACGTCCGATGCGATTGTCGATCCCCGCGGTGTGACCGTGCAAGTCCATCACAGCATCAGCGAACTGGGGAAATCGGATTATAAGCCGCGTCTCGCGGACGACCGCGTGGGCTATTTCACCACAGTGATTAAGGACTTCTCCAGCGACGAAGATGAGCACTTTATTCGTTACATCAATCGCTGGAATCTGCAAAAAGAAGACGACAAAGGGCCGACCTCCGTCCCCAAGAAACAAATTACCTTCTTCATCGAAGAAACCGTTCCCCACCGCTGGCTCCCCTATGTCCTGGAGGGATTCAAGGAATGGAACAAAGCCTTCGAGAAGCTCGGCTATTATGAAGCAATCAACGTCCGACGGCAGGGAGAAGCAGGCTTCGACTTCGATCCCGAAGACATCCGCTACAACACCTTCCGCTGGATCACAGCTGAGGCCGGTTTCGCGATGGGGCCGTCACGGGTGAATCCCAAAACGGGCGAAATCCTCGACGCCGATATCATTTTCGACGCCGATTTCCTGAAATATTGGTCGACCAAATATGAAACGTTCTCCTCCAATGACGTCGCCATGATGATGGGGGGCGATCCGCTGACCAATGAGGAATTGCCGATCGGCCAATTCCTCAATCAACGGCACAAGAGTGCGGCGCAACCTCATGAATTAACGCAACACCGTCATCTACCCGGCCAAGGTTGTTCGCTTTGCAACGGATTGCAACACCAAATGGGCTTTTCGGCCGCCGTATTGATGTCGCGGACCGGCGCTGTGAAAAAAGGCGAACTCCCCGAGGAATTCATCGGCCAAGCACTCAAAGAAGTCGTCATGCACGAAGTCGGGCACACGCTCGGGTTACGGCACAACTTCAAAGCGAGCGCCTGGAAGACACTGGAAGAAATCAACGATCCCGAAAAAGGGGCCGCTGAAGGAACCGTGTCGAGCGTGATGGATTACACACCGGCCAATATCGTCCCCAAAGGACAAAAGCAAGGTTTGTACTTCCCGCAAACGATCGGACCTTATGACTACTGGGCCATCGAATACGGCTACTCCGACAAAAAAGGTGATGAACTCAAAGCCGTTGCAGCGCGTTCCACCGAACCAGCTTTGGATTTCGCCACCGATGAAGACACCCGCAGTTACGATTCCGATCCACTGTCAAATCGCTTCGACTTGGGCAAAGACCCGTTGGAATTTGCTCAACGGCAAATGGCAACCGCTGCCAGTCTCTGGCCGGAAGTTGTGGAGACAACCGTGGAAGATGGCGACGGCTACCAACGTGCCCGCCAAGCATTTGGCATGTTGTTCAGCGAATACTGGCGAACCGCCTACTTCGCCGCACGCTTCCCCGGCGGCGTGTACGTCAACCGCGACCACAAAGGTTCCAAGGACGCACGGGCTCCCTATGAACTGGTCGAACCGGAACGGCAACGAGCCGCGATGAAACTGTTGGCCGAATCGGCCTTCAGCACGCAAAACTTCCCGCCGGAGATCTTGAATTACCTGGCAGCCACGCGGTGGAATCACTGGGGCGTCCGGAATTACATCCGCTTGGATTATCCGATTCACGAATTCGTGGCGATGATGCAATCGCGGATTTTGTACCGGCTCTTGCACCAAATCACGTTGGCCCGACTGCTCGACAGCGAGTTGAAGGTCCCCGAAGGGGCTGATGTCTACACGTTGGCCGAACACCTGCGAACCTTGGTCCAGGCCTGTTTCAGCGAGTGGCAACCCCAAGAAGCCGGAGGCGAATTTACGAATCGTAAACCGTATATCTCCAGTTTCCGCCGCAACCTGCAACGCTTAGCGGTCAAGCAATTCGCCGACGTCGTCAATATGCCGGGAACGTCCATGTGGACACTGACCAGCCCGTTTCGACTGAGCGGCGTGGATATGCCCGAAGATGCACGGACGTTGGCCCGCTTGCATCTGGCCGATTTGGACCGCCAAATCACAGCCGTGTTGGGTAAGGAAAACCTGAAATTGGACGACTATTCCCGCGCCCACTTGCAGGATTGCCAAGAGCGGATTCGCAAGACGCTCAATTCCCAAGTTCAAATCCGCTCCGTCGACTGA
- a CDS encoding LpxI family protein, whose translation MLVHHSDMDSSNNNIPSSSPQSIGLLAGAGRFPFVFAQAARRQGISVHAVGVLGMASEELADVCDTYVGVAISKVGKAIRRFKKVGVDRAVMAGKIEKVVLFHPYRWLRMIPDWRAAHMLMTYAARDKKDDTLLLAVIKEFARDNIIFESALNYCPEIVVKHGFLTKKRPSPSQWKDINFGWELAKEMGRLDVGQSIAVRETAVLAVEAIEGTDEAIRRAGELCKKGGFTVVKVAKPQQDMRFDVPTVGIQTIQIMHESGAKVLAIESDKTILLDEQEVVQLANKFGITIVSLNAEEVRLKQCA comes from the coding sequence TTGTTAGTTCATCACAGCGACATGGATAGTTCCAACAACAACATACCATCAAGTTCGCCGCAAAGCATCGGCTTGCTGGCGGGCGCGGGTCGGTTCCCCTTCGTCTTCGCACAAGCGGCGCGGCGGCAAGGCATTTCCGTACACGCTGTTGGCGTGCTCGGCATGGCCTCAGAGGAGTTGGCCGACGTTTGCGACACGTATGTGGGCGTGGCCATCTCTAAGGTCGGCAAAGCCATTCGCCGTTTCAAAAAAGTCGGCGTCGATCGTGCGGTCATGGCCGGCAAGATCGAAAAGGTCGTGCTCTTTCACCCCTACCGCTGGTTACGGATGATTCCCGACTGGCGGGCCGCACACATGTTGATGACGTACGCCGCACGCGATAAAAAAGACGACACCTTATTGTTAGCCGTGATCAAAGAGTTCGCGCGCGACAATATCATTTTTGAATCCGCCCTGAATTACTGTCCGGAGATCGTCGTGAAACATGGATTCCTCACGAAAAAACGACCTAGCCCTTCGCAATGGAAAGATATCAACTTTGGCTGGGAGTTGGCCAAGGAGATGGGCCGGTTAGATGTCGGCCAAAGTATCGCCGTCCGCGAAACAGCCGTGTTAGCCGTCGAAGCCATCGAAGGGACAGACGAGGCGATCCGTCGGGCTGGGGAGTTGTGCAAAAAAGGGGGGTTCACCGTGGTCAAAGTCGCCAAGCCTCAACAGGACATGCGGTTTGACGTTCCCACTGTCGGCATCCAAACAATACAAATCATGCATGAGTCCGGGGCCAAAGTATTGGCCATCGAAAGTGACAAAACCATCCTGCTCGACGAACAAGAGGTCGTGCAACTGGCCAATAAATTCGGGATTACCATCGTCTCACTCAACGCCGAAGAAGTCCGGCTCAAACAGTGCGCGTAA
- the lpxD gene encoding UDP-3-O-(3-hydroxymyristoyl)glucosamine N-acyltransferase: MSATIAELAALVGGEVQGDAGQEITGAQSTVDACAQDITFAIDEANLRLLPQSAAGAALISKSLADAATTATLSIPLIFVEDPLTAFCSVLEHFRPRRPRLEIGVSPQAYVDPTATIGPGTNVYPGASIGAETIIGSNCDIHPGVSIGAGCQIGDGCTLYANVVLYDQVTLGDRVILHATAVLGADGFGYQFKNGAFEKIPQLGTVIIEDDVEIGAGTTIDRAMIGATKIGHGTKLDNQIMIGHNCVLGAHNVFASQVGFAGSVTTGDYVMCAGQVGVADHVHIGDGAKLASKSGVHKDLPGGQAYVGQPVQPERDGMRSIMAMQKLPEMARRVRKMESRIEDVAELLSQLGDDNSPLAKAG; this comes from the coding sequence ATGTCCGCGACAATCGCTGAATTGGCTGCGTTAGTCGGTGGCGAGGTCCAAGGCGATGCCGGCCAAGAAATCACCGGCGCCCAATCGACAGTCGACGCCTGTGCCCAAGACATTACCTTTGCGATCGACGAAGCCAACTTGCGGCTCCTCCCGCAAAGCGCCGCCGGCGCTGCGTTGATCTCCAAGTCGTTGGCCGATGCCGCCACGACAGCAACCCTGTCGATCCCGCTGATTTTTGTCGAGGATCCGCTGACCGCCTTTTGCAGCGTGCTGGAACATTTCCGACCGCGGCGGCCGCGACTCGAAATCGGCGTCTCCCCCCAAGCCTATGTCGACCCGACCGCCACCATCGGTCCCGGGACGAACGTCTATCCAGGCGCGTCGATCGGGGCTGAGACGATCATCGGCAGCAATTGCGACATTCATCCCGGCGTCTCGATCGGAGCCGGTTGCCAGATCGGCGACGGGTGTACGCTGTATGCCAATGTCGTGCTCTACGATCAAGTCACACTGGGCGATCGCGTGATCCTGCATGCGACCGCTGTCTTGGGAGCGGACGGATTCGGTTACCAATTCAAAAACGGCGCGTTTGAAAAAATTCCCCAACTGGGAACAGTGATCATCGAAGACGACGTCGAAATCGGTGCCGGGACCACGATCGACCGGGCCATGATTGGTGCGACAAAAATCGGCCACGGTACCAAACTCGACAATCAAATCATGATCGGCCACAACTGCGTGCTGGGCGCGCACAACGTGTTTGCCTCACAGGTCGGTTTCGCCGGATCGGTGACCACAGGCGACTATGTGATGTGTGCCGGCCAAGTCGGTGTCGCCGATCACGTGCATATCGGCGACGGCGCCAAGCTGGCATCCAAGTCGGGCGTACACAAAGATCTGCCGGGCGGACAAGCCTACGTCGGACAGCCGGTGCAGCCTGAACGGGACGGCATGCGTTCGATCATGGCCATGCAAAAGCTGCCGGAAATGGCGCGGCGCGTGCGAAAAATGGAATCACGAATTGAAGACGTGGCGGAATTGTTATCGCAATTGGGTGACGACAACTCACCGTTAGCCAAGGCGGGATAA
- the aroH gene encoding chorismate mutase has translation MPVRGIRGATTVDIDTPEEIRAATRELLIAVLKANQVEQFDELASVFLTTSHDLTSAFPAAAARELGMDLVPLLCATEIAVPGAMPRCIRVLMHINTDRSQQEITHVYLREAQKLRPDMSSAQ, from the coding sequence ATGCCCGTCAGAGGAATTCGCGGCGCCACGACCGTCGACATCGATACCCCCGAAGAAATCCGTGCCGCTACGCGCGAATTGCTGATCGCGGTGCTCAAAGCCAACCAGGTTGAGCAGTTCGACGAGTTGGCGTCGGTGTTTTTGACGACTTCGCACGATTTGACCTCGGCCTTTCCCGCCGCAGCCGCCCGTGAATTGGGTATGGACCTGGTCCCGTTGTTGTGCGCTACGGAAATCGCTGTCCCGGGAGCGATGCCCCGCTGCATCCGCGTCCTGATGCACATCAACACCGACCGGTCGCAACAAGAAATCACACACGTCTACCTGCGCGAGGCTCAGAAACTTCGCCCGGATATGAGTAGCGCTCAGTAG
- a CDS encoding VanZ family protein, with protein MPSPVVAPAPRRTHYAALALFFITIAVYGSWVPFETITLSTAEAWEIIRAEPLIAFGRIDRSDWATNVLLFVPISFCLLGASSVDRRRPLHWWLSIPTILVGCLALSICLEVGQLWLPKRYYSNADIIAQCLGAMIGIGLWWYAGETITTWLRTYSGQTGTRRQISWLLQAYLAGLVIYAVLPLNLTIHPEELYEKLVSNRFVLIPFSQTQWNWQTLGEFSTDVLVFVPVGALAAIGWLPPGRTLRSLPESIFVGAGIVLLVELCQLPVMSRFTDATDLITGTIGVASGAAITHALMPRNQSATAPYSGLRTWHWLLITGIYSLILVIYFSLPFELIEDRTLVRERFQQMLRVPGASLLTVSQFRALTEILRKTLLFLPLGAILARTVYYPTATRKTRWMLWTACLIYTMALGMLIEVAQVPNSHHTPDVSDALLCTIGAAVGLIVTARLLRHHHESA; from the coding sequence ATGCCCAGCCCTGTCGTCGCTCCTGCTCCGCGGCGCACTCACTACGCCGCATTGGCTTTGTTCTTCATAACCATCGCGGTGTACGGATCCTGGGTGCCGTTTGAAACCATCACGCTCTCCACCGCTGAGGCCTGGGAGATCATCCGGGCCGAGCCGCTGATTGCCTTCGGACGCATCGACCGCTCCGACTGGGCCACCAATGTGCTGTTGTTTGTGCCCATCAGCTTTTGCCTGTTGGGCGCCTCGAGTGTCGATCGCCGCCGCCCGTTGCATTGGTGGCTATCGATCCCCACGATTCTTGTCGGATGTTTGGCACTGAGCATTTGTCTCGAGGTCGGACAACTTTGGCTGCCCAAACGTTACTACTCCAACGCCGACATCATTGCGCAATGCCTCGGCGCCATGATCGGGATCGGTTTGTGGTGGTATGCCGGCGAAACCATTACGACCTGGTTACGGACCTATTCGGGACAAACCGGAACCCGGCGGCAGATCAGTTGGCTATTGCAGGCCTATCTCGCAGGGCTGGTGATTTATGCCGTCCTGCCACTGAATCTGACCATCCATCCAGAAGAACTTTACGAAAAACTCGTCAGCAACCGGTTTGTGTTGATTCCCTTTTCACAAACGCAATGGAATTGGCAGACGCTCGGCGAATTCTCCACCGATGTCTTAGTCTTCGTGCCGGTCGGCGCCTTGGCGGCCATTGGTTGGTTACCACCTGGACGAACGCTACGGTCGTTACCTGAGAGTATCTTCGTCGGGGCGGGAATCGTGCTCCTGGTCGAACTTTGCCAACTGCCGGTCATGTCCCGCTTCACCGATGCCACCGACTTGATAACCGGCACGATCGGCGTCGCCAGCGGGGCGGCGATCACGCATGCACTCATGCCGCGAAATCAATCAGCAACAGCGCCATACTCGGGATTGCGAACTTGGCATTGGCTGTTGATCACGGGAATTTATTCGCTGATCCTCGTCATATACTTTTCACTCCCCTTTGAACTGATCGAAGACCGCACACTGGTGCGTGAACGATTTCAACAGATGCTGCGCGTCCCAGGCGCCAGTTTATTGACGGTTTCCCAATTCCGCGCGCTGACAGAAATACTGCGAAAAACCTTGCTCTTCCTGCCGCTGGGCGCGATCTTGGCGCGGACGGTCTACTATCCGACAGCCACGCGCAAAACCCGCTGGATGCTCTGGACAGCGTGCCTGATCTATACCATGGCGCTGGGCATGTTGATTGAGGTCGCGCAAGTGCCCAACAGCCACCACACCCCCGACGTGTCCGATGCCCTGCTCTGCACCATAGGCGCAGCGGTCGGCTTAATAGTGACCGCACGTTTGTTGCGGCACCATCACGAGTCCGCATAA
- the nrdR gene encoding transcriptional regulator NrdR — translation MKCPFCHHDETKVTDSRASQDHAIRRRRECLDCGRRFTTYEKVEEAPLKVIKKDGNRVPFDRHNIRAGLEKACFKRPVSDEQIEEIVNKVETDVYQNFEREVPSPYIGERVFNILRGVDQVAFVRFASVYREFKDVNDFVEELEPMLRDPDRR, via the coding sequence ATGAAGTGTCCTTTTTGCCACCACGACGAAACCAAAGTCACCGATTCACGAGCCAGTCAGGATCACGCAATTCGCCGGAGACGCGAATGCCTGGACTGCGGCCGCCGTTTTACGACCTATGAAAAAGTCGAAGAAGCGCCCCTCAAGGTGATTAAAAAGGATGGCAACCGCGTCCCCTTTGATCGGCACAACATTCGCGCCGGACTAGAAAAGGCCTGCTTCAAACGACCGGTCAGCGACGAGCAGATCGAGGAAATCGTCAACAAAGTCGAAACGGACGTCTATCAGAATTTTGAACGCGAGGTCCCCTCACCCTACATCGGCGAGCGTGTGTTCAATATCCTCCGCGGCGTCGATCAAGTCGCCTTTGTGCGCTTCGCCTCGGTCTACCGGGAATTCAAGGACGTCAACGACTTCGTCGAAGAACTGGAACCGATGCTCCGCGACCCGGACCGGCGGTGA